In Candidatus Bathyarchaeota archaeon, the following proteins share a genomic window:
- a CDS encoding VOC family protein translates to MSDSKEDIKFHHVGIVVNSDAIKNLLNSFFGELKGPTWYNENQGVDVTFLPLGGAFLELIYPHGNETIEKYLEKRGEGIHHFCFEVKDLDKWAKKCEKMGFKVVSRDHRCFFIHPKSFGGILIEFVGYLGQDQMKEISIIEE, encoded by the coding sequence GTGAGTGACTCAAAGGAAGATATTAAATTCCATCATGTTGGAATTGTTGTCAATTCAGATGCAATTAAAAATCTTCTAAATTCTTTCTTCGGCGAACTTAAAGGACCAACTTGGTACAATGAGAATCAAGGTGTTGATGTAACATTCTTACCTTTAGGCGGTGCATTTCTTGAACTCATATACCCCCATGGAAATGAAACTATCGAGAAGTATTTGGAAAAGCGTGGAGAAGGAATACATCACTTTTGCTTTGAAGTAAAAGATCTCGATAAATGGGCAAAGAAATGTGAAAAGATGGGTTTCAAAGTTGTTAGCAGAGATCATAGATGCTTTTTCATACATCCAAAATCTTTCGGTGGTATTCTAATCGAGTTCGTAGGTTATTTAGGTCAAGACCAAATGAAAGAAATCTCAATTATCGAAGAATAA
- a CDS encoding dihydroorotate dehydrogenase, with protein MEPDISVEISNLKLKNPLILASGILGLSGDTLNRIGESGAGALVTKSAGLSPREGYDGPTIVETPAGFLNALGLPNPGIKEMIKEIKIAKKSGLPLIASVYGFSVEEYCEASKIAEKAGADAIELNISCSHVKEVGIEIGQNPELVSEIIKKVKKKIKKPIIVKLSPNVSDIVSIAEIAEDSGADALTAINTIRAMAIDVDIKRPVLRQKIGGLSGPAIKPIALRCVYEISEKVRIPLIGCGGIQNWTDVIEFILAGATAVQIGTSIIYEDISIFKKIEKGLRDYLLKNKHEAIKNIMNLGHVYD; from the coding sequence ATGGAACCGGATATATCAGTTGAAATCTCTAATTTAAAATTAAAGAACCCATTGATTTTGGCTTCAGGAATTCTAGGCTTATCTGGAGACACTCTTAATAGAATAGGTGAATCCGGTGCAGGTGCTCTAGTGACAAAATCAGCTGGGCTATCTCCCAGAGAAGGATATGATGGACCAACTATAGTTGAGACTCCAGCAGGGTTTTTAAATGCATTAGGGCTTCCGAATCCTGGTATTAAAGAAATGATCAAAGAGATTAAAATCGCAAAGAAAAGCGGTTTGCCTTTGATAGCTAGTGTTTATGGTTTTAGTGTAGAAGAATATTGCGAAGCATCTAAGATTGCTGAAAAAGCAGGTGCAGATGCTATAGAATTGAATATATCATGCTCACATGTTAAAGAAGTGGGAATTGAAATCGGTCAGAATCCAGAGCTCGTTTCAGAAATTATAAAAAAAGTGAAGAAAAAAATTAAGAAACCAATTATAGTAAAACTTTCTCCTAATGTTTCTGATATAGTTTCTATTGCTGAAATAGCTGAAGATTCTGGAGCAGATGCTTTGACCGCAATAAATACCATAAGAGCCATGGCAATAGATGTAGATATTAAAAGACCAGTTCTTCGTCAGAAAATTGGTGGACTTTCCGGTCCTGCAATAAAACCAATAGCATTGAGATGTGTTTATGAGATCTCTGAAAAAGTACGAATTCCATTAATTGGATGTGGGGGCATACAGAATTGGACTGATGTAATAGAATTCATTTTAGCGGGAGCAACCGCAGTACAGATCGGTACATCAATAATCTATGAGGATATATCTATATTCAAAAAGATCGAGAAAGGACTGAGAGATTATTTACTCAAAAACAAACACGAAGCAATAAAGAATATTATGAATCTGGGCCATGTTTACGATTGA